Proteins encoded together in one Microplitis mediator isolate UGA2020A chromosome 7, iyMicMedi2.1, whole genome shotgun sequence window:
- the LOC130671137 gene encoding trichohyalin-like, with protein sequence MKKQPVTGSQTWVWSLRKDALFKELEKYPVNIEPQATLSELRFLLRTELNKAKAANAGRAGRYDKLLVDLDRSEAELDNLDNSDDGATIEDPENNDEHPSDEDRGSVDQSPEARNARNRQTREEQIRVEIEREERERFEREERERIEAGERERMENGRRQQEERERQAREAREQAEREQAERERAERAAREAAERDDREIRERLRQEIRAQLLREREEQRARDAGREEREARVRRENEQREREEQELRARLREEIRAQIIREENERRERENQNRRTGHESMEVTDPRAGSSRQGTPLPSRARQSLLVDDSVELRKRDLVRKWGVVFNGERDVQEFLERLEELAESYGYEMDHLVPCIPILLREKALLWYRSNKRDWVSWEDFVSDLKAFYLPPGLELELEEQIRNRVQRSTETAAEYATKLQTLMRRHGQMSTTARLTRLYHNLRPEYRRYIKRTEFTTVPELLRLAGEYEQLVAQERAPPAKETKQPPRKPVKTVTPAPLEILEYNWRECCWRCRQRGHTKPECTNQWVKFCMRCGKMGTFSRDCPCPRQGNAERTGTRSQIRSVIPPGAQNQTINAPRIPEPKAGNSSQQP encoded by the coding sequence atgaaaaagcAACCGGTAACCGGATCCCAAACGTGGGTATGGTCACTTCGTAAGGACGCTCTTTTTAAAGAACTCGAGAAATATCCAGTGAACATCGAACCGCAGGCAACGTTGTCAGAATTAAGATTTCTTTTGCGAACGGAACTAAATAAAGCGAAAGCCGCGAACGCGGGTCGGGCGGGTCGGtacgataaattattagtcGATCTCGATCGTTCCGAAGCCGAATTGGACAATCTCGACAACTCAGACGACGGCGCGACGATAGAAGACCCCGAGAACAACGACGAGCACCCGTCAGACGAAGACCGGGGCAGCGTGGACCAATCACCGGAGGCAAGAAATGCCCGAAACCGACAAACCCGAGAAGAACAAATCCGGGTTGAAATTGAGCGGGAAGAACGTGAGAGGTTTGAAAGAGAAGAACGAGAAAGAATCGAGGCAGGAGAAAGGGAACGAATGGAGAACGGGAGAAGGCAACAAGAGGAACGCGAGCGTCAAGCACGGGAAGCAAGGGAGCAAGCCGAGAGAGAACAGGCTGAAAGAGAACGAGCCGAGAGAGCAGCGCGGGAAGCAGCAGAGCGAGACGACCGAGAAATACGTGAGCGTTTGCGACAAGAAATCCGGGCACAACTTTTACGTGAACGAGAGGAACAACGGGCGCGTGACGCGGGTCGGGAAGAGAGAGAAGCGAGAGTGAGACGTGAGAATGAACAGCGAGAGAGAGAAGAACAAGAATTGCGAGCCCGTTTGCGAGAAGAAATTCGTGCGCAAATAATTCGCGAGGAAAATGAGCGACGCGAACGCGAAAACCAAAACCGGCGGACAGGTCACGAATCAATGGAAGTAACCGATCCCAGAGCTGGTTCCTCGAGACAAGGAACACCGCTACCAAGTCGCGCCCGACAGTCACTATTGGTAGATGACTCAGTCGAGCTTCGAAAGAGGGACTTGGTACGGAAATGGGGCGTCGTATTCAATGGGGAACGCGACGTCCAAGAATTCCTGGAACGGCTGGAAGAACTGGCAGAAAGCTATGGGTATGAGATGGACCACCTAGTGCCATGTATCCCGATTTTGCTCCGGGAAAAAGCTCTTCTCTGGTACAGGAGTAACAAGAGAGATTGGGTTTCTTGGGAAGACTTCGTATCAGATTTAAAAGCTTTTTATCTGCCTCCAGGACTCGAACTAGAGCTGGAAGAACAAATCCGGAACCGCGTGCAAAGATCGACCGAAACCGCGGCAGAATATGCAACCAAATTGCAAACACTAATGAGAAGACACGGTCAAATGTCAACCACAGCCCGTCTTACTCGCTTGTATCATAATTTGAGACCCGAGTATCGCCGATACATTAAACGTACGGAATTTACCACTGTTCCGGAACTCTTACGACTCGCGGGTGAATACGAACAACTAGTCGCGCAGGAAAGAGCCCCTCCGGCCAAAGAAACTAAACAACCACCACGGAAACCGGTAAAAACCGTGACACCAGCACCACTCGAAATTCTCGAGTATAATTGGCGAGAGTGTTGTTGGAGATGTCGACAACGGGGACATACTAAGCCTGAATGTACGAATCAGTGGGTGAAATTTTGCATGCGGTGTGGTAAAATGGGAACGTTTTCCCGAGACTGTCCTTGTCCGAGACAGGGAAACGCCGAGAGGACCGGTACACGCTCCCAAATCCGGTCCGTGATTCCCCCGGGAGCACAAAATCAAACGATCAACGCGCCGAGAATCCCCGAGCCGAAGGCAGGCAATTCCAGCCAACAGCCGTAA